The proteins below come from a single Metarhizium brunneum chromosome 1, complete sequence genomic window:
- the POT1_0 gene encoding 3-ketoacyl-CoA thiolase, peroxisomal, with amino-acid sequence MAVERIGSIIKHLAPGSAINQIQSKNPDDIVITLAVRTPLTKARKGGFKDTSLEYMIYALLKQVRERSNLDPALVEDICFGNVSDGKAAYKLRAAALAAGFPNTAGASTVSRFCSSGLKSIADIAHSISCNSIEIGIAGGAELMSAPGDRLEQPFDEAILKKSQDAADCMQPMGWTSENVGRDFNISREELDKYSAESFQRAEKAQKAGWFDDEIVPISTKVKGPDGEVKEVTLTKDEGIRPGTTAEGLGKVRAAFPQWGPLTTGGNASQVTDGASAVILMKRSTAVKLGQPILAKYVGSTVAGLAPRIMGIGPSIAIPKLLAIHNIALADIDVVEINEAFATMAVYCRDKLSVDWTKMNPRGGAIALGHPLGTTGARQVVTGLSELRRQKKKILLTSMCIGTGQGMAGLFVNEVV; translated from the exons ATGGCTGTCGAGCGCATTGGTTCCATCATCAAGCACCTGGCCCCGGGGTCGGCCATCAATCAGAT CCAGTCCAAGAATCCCGATGATATTGTCATCACCCTCGCGGTTCGAACACCGCTCACCAAGGCACGCAAGGGTGGCTTCAAGGATACAAGCCTGGAGTACATGATATACGCTCTTCTGAAGCAAGTTCGCGAGCGCAGCAACCTTGACCCTGCTCTCGTTGAAGACATCTGCTTCGGCAAT GTCTCCGATGGTAAAGCCGCCTACAAGCTTCGCGCAGCAGCTCTTGCCGCTGGCTTCCCCAATaccgccggcgccagcaCTGTCAGCCGATTCTGCTCTTCTGGATTGAAATCAATTGCCGATATTGCACACTCCATCTCGTGCAACTCGATTGAGATTGGTATTGCCGGTGGTGCTGAGCTCATGTCTGCCCCAGGCGACCGTCTTGAGCAGCCATTCGACGAGGCCATTCTCAAGAAAAGCCAGGATGCAGCCGACTGCATGCAGCCCATGGGCTGGACCAGCGAGAATGTCGGTCGCGACTTCAACATCTCCAGagaggagctggacaagTACTCCGCCGAGAGTTTCCAGCGAGCCGAGAAGGCCCAGAAGGCTGGCTGGTTCGACGACGAGATTGTTCCCATTTCAACCAAGGTCAAAGGTCCCGACGGCGAGGTGAAGGAGGTGACCCTGACCAAGGACGAGGGTATCCGGCCAGGTACCACCGCAGAAGGCCTCGGAAAGGTTCGAGCTGCTTTCCCTCAGTGGGGACCTCTGACCACCGGTGGCAACGCCAGCCAGGTCACCGACGGGGCTTCTGCCGTGATCCTGATGAAGCGATCAACTGCTGTTAAGCTCGGCCAGCCCATCCTGGCCAAGTACGTCGGTTCTACCGTTGCCGGTCTTGCGCCGCGCATCATGGGAATCGGACCAAGCATTGCGATTCCCAAGCTGCTTGCTATTCACAACATTGCTCTCGCCGATATTGATGTAGTCGAGATTAACGAGGCCtttgccaccatggccgtctACTGCCGTGACAAGCTGTCAGTTGACTGGACAAAGATGAACCCTCGTGGTGGTGCTATCGCTCTCGGCCACCCTCTGGGCACGACTGGTGCCAGGCAAGTCGTGACTGGACTGAGTGAATTGAGAcgccaaaagaagaagattcTCCTCACCTCCATGTGTATTGGTACCGGTCAGGGCATGGCTGGTCTGTTTGTTAATGAGGTCGTATGA
- the CAH gene encoding Carbonic anhydrase: MLRARPMLASSLRSIARIPTQPSSTTPTLAVSRPIIAVAARFASSCCSSAPPSNALALRTSSLLSPPSSSSSSSAFFTPSASHLSPSPSSHSFTTLRMSPDGSPPSAEEVSKYLRQSHDRLFEHNRAWAAEKAERDPGYFAKLAEGQSPEYLWIGCSDSRIPAEQITGLEPGEAFIHRNIANLVCNTDLNVMSVINYAVRHLGVKHIIVCGHYGCGGVKAAMTPKDLGLLNPWLRNIRDVYRLHEKELDAVADQEQRYNRLVELNVEEQCRNIIKTAAVQQSYAKNQFPIVHGWVFGFHDGLLKDLKIDFQAVLNDVQKIYNLADA, translated from the coding sequence ATGCTCCGCGCCCGCCCCATGCTCGCGTCCTCCCTCCGCAGCATCGCGCGCATCCCGACACAGCCATCCTCAACAACTCCAACCCTCGCCGTCTCCCGGCCCATCATCGCCGTTGCCGCACGGTTCGCCAGCTCCTGCTGCAGCTCTGCCCCTCCATCAAACGCCTTGGCGTTGAGGACCTCCTCCTTGTTatcccccccttcctcctcctcctcgtcatccgccTTCTTCACTCCCTCCGCCTCCCACctctcgccatcgccatcctcaCACTCCTTCACCACCCTCAGAATGTCGCCCGACGGCTCGCCCCCCTCGGCCGAGGAGGTCTCCAAATATCTCCGCCAGTCCCACGACCGCCTCTTCGAGCACAACCGCGCCTGGGCCGCCGAGAAGGCGGAAAGGGACCCCGGCTACTTCGCCAAGCTCGCCGAGGGCCAGTCCCCCGAATACCTCTGGATCGGCTGCAGCGACTCCCGCATCCCCGCCGAGCAAATCACCGGCCTCGAGCCCGGCGAGGCCTTTATCCACCGCAACATCGCCAACCTCGTCTGCAACACCGACCTCAACGTCATGAGCGTCATCAACTACGCCGTGCGCCACCTCGGCGTCAAGCACATCATCGTCTGCGGCCACtacggctgcggcggcgtcaaggccgccatgaCCCCCAAGGACCTGGGCCTGCTGAACCCCTGGCTGCGCAACATCCGCGACGTCTACAGGCTGCACGAGAAGgagctcgacgccgtcgccgaccaGGAGCAGCGCTATAAccgcctcgtcgagctcAACGTCGAGGAGCAGTGCCGCAACATTATCAAGACGGCTGCCGTCCAGCAGAGCTACGCCAAGAACCAGTTCCCCATTGTCCACGGCTGGGTCTTTGGCTTCCACGACGGCCTGCTCAAGGACCTCAAGATTGATTTCCAGGCCGTCCTGAATGACGTCCAGAAGATTTACAATCTGGCTGATGCCTag
- the cta3_1 gene encoding Calcium-transporting ATPase 3, which translates to MAEFPKHPFLLTVEETAQALNTDIDKGLTTAQVTELQQKYPKNELDIGDTIPWYSILTKQILNAMIIVLAFAMALSFGIKDYIEGGVLAFVICLNVTIGFWQEYRAEKRMDALRALSSPSAMVLRDGKTQVISNPDVVPGDIILLKMGDTVPADMRMFEAMNLACEEGQLTGESIPVEKITENSILAPGTEKAATSEAEVGIGDRVNMTYATTVVRKGRGRGIVTAIGMTTEVGKIAASTAKKRRKAGRSMNWRKYGKRQPLVGLAKRTYDLIGKFLGLTEGTPLQRKLSALAYVLFGCAIILAMVVFGVNHFNLRNEVIIYATSLGIAIIPESLVAVLTITMVVAVTVMRKANVVVRDLSALEALGGVTNICSDKTGTLTEGAMIVRKAWIPSSHNYTVRESQNPSDPTKGRVTYSQSKDEPAVEKEEPKRDYDRERSAAVLKFDVPDEKLNPKPAKQAPEAEPETTMTDELQAFLLSAALCNLATVRYDDEEEKWQTTGEPTEIALQVFAHRFNKGKKSLETKGWKQLAEFPFDSSIKRMSVIYDAPAGEAGSIIETEQSMVFTKGAVERILDLCSYIGTGAEQQPISDQLKEDVLNQMNVLASQGQRVLAIAYRPWGGRFTAKQSSSAAEDEKLRGDVEKDLVLLGLAGIYDPPRRETKPSIGECSQAGIKVHMLTGDHPETAKAIAKEVGIIPKNLGVLPEKVAQSIVQKATDFDKMTDEQIDALEELPLVIARCAPDTKTRMIEALRRRGAFMAMTGDGVNDAPSLSRADVGIAMGSGSDVAKSASKIVLTDDKFNSIVAAIREGRRMFDNIQKFVLHLLTSNVGEVILLIAGLGFVDHTGFSVFPVSPLQIIWINMVTSSFPAFGLGREAAAVDVMRKPPQDKRRGVFTNQIIVDMIVYGVIMGACTMCTFCIIIYGANNGDLGENCNTEYTDVCDAVFRARAATFAELTWLILISAWEFKSLRRSMFHLNPDDDSRFPVFKDLYSNRFLFWSVILGGLSVFPVVYIPFLNTKFFKHKGISWEWALSVGFTITFVAGIEAWKFIKRRFHLLEDRPVQRGAWGQGGPDDQGPKFRKTLSVSSFKTWASFSRKDTGDSVSRYSSSRGNQGIVQGTEHV; encoded by the exons ATGGCTGAATTCCCAAAGCACCCGTTCCTCCTTACCGTGGAGGAGACGGCACAGGCTCTTAATACCGACATTGATAAAGGTCTGACCACAGCCCAGGTTACTGAGCTGCAACAGAAATACCCCAAAAATGAGTTGGACATTGGTGATACCATCCCATGGTACAGCATTCTCACCAAACAAATTTTAAATGCCATGATCATCGTTCTGGCATTTGCCATGGCGCTTAgctttggcatcaaagacTATATCGAAGGGGGCGTCCTTGCCTTTGTTATTTGTCTCAATGTTACTATTGGCTTTTGGCAAGAGTACCGCGCTGAAAAGCGAATGGATGCCCTTCGTGCTTTGTCTTCGCCTAGCGCCATGGTTCTTCGAGATGGTAAAACACAAGTAATTTCCAA TCCCGACGTCGTTCCGGGAGACATTATCTTGCTCAAGATGGGCGACACAGTACCCGCGGATATGCGAATGTTTGAAGCCATGAACCTCGCATGTGAAGAGGGCCAGCTTACCGGCGAATCCATCCCGGTCGAAAAGATTACCGAAAATAGCATCCTCGCTCCTGGCACTGAGAAGGCTGCCACTTCTGAGGCCGAAGTGGGTATCGGCGACCGCGTTAACATGACTTACGCTACAACCGTTGTCCGAAAGGGCAGAGGTCGAGGTATCGTCACCGCCATTGGCATGACTACCGAAGTGGGTAAGATTGCGGCCTCTACCGCCAAAAAGCGGCGAAAGGCTGGCCGATCTATGAACTGGCGTAAGTACGGGAAGAGACAGCCACTTGTTGGCTTAGCCAAGCGAACATACGATCTCATCGGCAAGTTCTTGGGTTTGACTGAAGGCACTCCATTACAGCGAAAGTTGTCCGCCCTAGCTTATGTGCTTTTTGGTTGTGCAATTATTCTTGCCATGGTTGTCTTTGGAGTCAACCACTTCAATTTGCGAAATGAAGTCATCATTTATGCCACATccctcggcatcgccattATTCCCGAGTCTCTCGTGGC TGTCTTGACAATTACCATGGTGGTCGCTGTAACCGTCATGCGAAAAGCCAACGTAGTTGTCCGAGATCTCTCTGCGCTCGAAGCTCTTGGTGGAGTTACCAACATTTGCTCAGACAAGACTGGTACACTGACTGAAGGAGCCATGATTGTTCGCAAGGCATGGATTCCGTCCTCGCACAACTATACCGTCCGCGAATCGCAGAATCCTAGCGACCCGACCAAGGGCCGCGTTACATATTCTCAGAGCAAGGACGAACCTGCTGTTGAAAAAGAGGAGCCCAAGCGCGACTACGACAGAGAGCGCAGTGCTGCTGTTCTCAAGTTCGATGTCCCTGACGAGAAGCTGAACCCCAAGCCTGCCAAGCAAGCTCCCGAAGCAGAGCCCGAAACTACAATGACGGATGAGCTTCAAGCATTCCTACTGTCTGCTGCTCTCTGCAACCTTGCCACTGTCCGgtatgatgacgaggaagaaaaaTGGCAGACTACTGGCGAGCCAACCGAAATTGCGCTTCAAGTCTTTGCTCATCGCTTCAATaagggcaagaagagccTTGAAACAAAAGGCTGGAAACAACTTGCCGAATTTCCATTTGACAGCTCCATCAAACGTATGTCTGTGATCTACGATGCACCTGCTGGCGAAGCCGGCTCCATCATTGAAACCGAGCAGAGCATGGTTTTCACCAAGGGCGCCGTGGAGAGAATTCTAGATTTATGTTCGTACATTGGTACTGGTGCCGAGCAGCAGCCAATCTCCGACCAACTCAAAGAGGATGTTCTCAACCAGATGAATGTTCTGGCTTCCCAGGGTCAGCGAGTCCTTGCCATTGCCTACCGCCCATGGGGTGGTCGATTTACGGCAAAGCAGTCGTCATCCGCCGCAGAAGATGAGAAGCTTCGCGGCGATGTTGAAAAGGATCTTGTTTTACTTGGGCTTGCTGGCATTTATGATCCTCCTCGCCGTGAGACAAAACCGTCCATTGGAGAGTGCTCTCAAGCCGGTATCAAGGTTCACATGCTTACCGGTGATCACCCCGAAACTGCAAAGGCTATCGCCAAGGAAGTCGGTATCATTCCCAAGAACCTTGGTGTCCTGCCCGAAAAGGTTGCCCAGTCCATTGTTCAGAAAGCCACCGATTTTGACAAGATGACGGATGAGCAAATCGACGCCCTCGAGGAGCTTCCCCTCGTCATTGCCCGCTGTGCTCCCGACACTAAGACTCGCATGATTGAAGCACTTCGACGACGTGGAGCATTTATGGCCATGACGGGTGACGGTGTCAACGACGCTCCATCCCTTTCTCGTGCTGATGTCGGTATCGCCATGGGCTCTGGTTCTGATGTAGCAAAGTCAGCTTCCAAGATTGTCCTGACTGACGACAAGTTCAATTCTATTGTTGCCGCCATCCGTGAAGGCCGCCGAATGTTTGACAATATTCAAAAGTTTGTCTTGCATCTTCTCACCTCCAACGTGGGCGAGGTCATTCTTTTGATCGCCGGTCTCGGTTTTGTCGACCACACAGGCTTCTCAGTCTTCCCAGTATCACCATTGCAAATCATTTGGATCAACATGGTTACGTCTTCATTCCCTGCCTTTGGTCTAGGCCGAGAGGCTGCTGCCGTCGATGTCATGCGCAAACCACCACAGGACAAACGACGGGGTGTTTTCACGAACCAGATCATCGTCGATATGATCGTGTACGGAGTCATCATGGGCGCTTGCACAATGTGCACTTTCTGCATCATTATCTACGGCGCTAATAACGGCGACCTGGGCGAAAATTGCAACACTGAATACACTGATGTTTGCGATGCCGTCTTCAGGGCTCGCGCGGCCACCTTTGCCGAACTAACGTGGCTCATCCTCATCTCAGCCTGGGAGTTTAAGAGTCTGCGACGATCCATGTTCCACCTCAATCCCGACGACGACAGTCGATTCCCCGTCTTCAAGGACTTGTACAGCAACAGGTTTCTCTTCTGGTCTGTTATTCTGGGTGGTTTGTCAGTGTTTCCCGTCGTGTACATCCCCTtcctcaacaccaagttCTTCAAACACAAGGGCATCTCGTGGGAATGGGCTTTGTCCGTTGGCTTCACCATCACCTTTGTTGCCGGAATCGAGGCATGGAAATTTATCAAGCGGCGTTTCCACCTGCTCGAGGATCGCCCAGTTCAACGCGGCGCATGGGGTCAGGGAGGCCCGGATGACCAAGGACCCAAGTTCCGCAAGACCTTGTCCGTGTCCAGCTTCAAGACTTGGGCTTCATTCTCACGAAAGGATACTGGCGATTCCGTGTCTCGATACAGCTCTTCGCGCGGTAACCAGGGTATTGTTCAGGGGACTGAACATGTGTAA